In the genome of Dyadobacter fermentans DSM 18053, the window GACAATGATTTGTCCGGCGCGGCCGCGCGCCGGAACGGAAGTGGTTTGTCATGCTGCAATCAGAGTTCAATCAAAATTTCAAAATCATGACAACACTCCTTCTGCTGGCAGCCGGCGCTTTGAGTTTCGCGCTGTTTTACAAAATCGTCCACTTTTTCGAAAAGATCTGAAATCATGGCCGCACTATTCATCGTCTCGATCCTGGTTTTCGTGTACATGTGCTATGTACTCGTGAAGCCCGAAAAATTCTAAAACACCCAATCCAATGAATACTGAATTATTTGGCATTATCGCATTGTTCGTCGGCACGGTCGCATTGGCGGTTCCGTTCGGGAAGTACATTGCGAAAGTATATGGAGGAGAAAAAACGCTCCTCGATCCCGTTTTAGGCCCTCTTGAAAAAGGATTTTACCGGTTGAGTGGCATTCGCCCGAATGTTGAAATGAGCTGGAAAGAGCATTTGTTTGCATTGCTGACGATCAACATGGTCTGGTTTTTCCTCGGCATGCTGGTTCTGATGAACCAGGGATGGCTTCCGCTCAATCCCGACGGCAACCCATCGCAGTCCGCCGACCTGGCATTCAATACCGCCATTTCGTTCGTCGTGAACTGTAACCTGCAACATTACTCGGGCGAAACGGGCATGAGCTATCTCGGGCAACTGTTCCTGATGTTCCTCCAATTCGTTACCGCCGGCACCGGTATGGCCGCCGCGGCGGTTGTGATCATGGCCATTAAAGAACGCACGACCGACAAGCTCGGCAACTTCTACGACCTGTTCGTCAAATCCTGCACCCGCATCCTGCTGCCGGTTTCGTTTGTGATTGCACTAATCCTGCTATCAAACGGCACGCCGATGACATTCAACGGCAAGGATACCATGGTTACCCTACAAGGCGATACCGTGCAGGTTTCCACCGGCCCGGTCGCCGCATTCGTGCCCATTAAGCATGTAGGGACCAATGGCGGTGGATTTTTCGGTGCCAACTCGGCCCACCCGCTCGAAAACCCCAACTACGCCACCAATATGACCGAAATGTTCGGCCAGATGATCATCCCTTTGGCAATGATTTTCGCATTGGGCTATTATGTTAAAAGAAAGCGGCTGTCCTGGATGATATTCAGCGTGATGACGCTCGGCTTTTTGCTCCTCACCATTCCGACGATCGTCACCGAACTGCACGGCAACCCGAAAATTGCGCAAATGGGGATTGATATGTCCTGCGGCGCCATGGAAGGAAAGGAAACGCGGTTCGGGACCACGGCCTCCGCATTTTGGAGTATAGCCACGACCGTTATCTCCACGGGCTCCATCAATTCCATGCACGACAGCTTCATGCCGGTGTCGGGGCTTACCCAAATGCTCTCCATGATGACCAACGCATTCTACGGAGGCGCGGGCGCGGGTATCCTGAACTTCTACATATTCATCATCCTCGCGGTGTTTATCAGCGGGTTAATGGTCGGCCGCACGCCCGAATTCATGGGCAAGAAAATCGAAGCGCGCGAAATGAAGATCGCCATGATTGTGGCCTTGCTGCACCCGCTGCTGATCCTCGCCGCCACTGGATTAGGCGTGTCGCTGCCGGGGCTTACGGCTGGTACGCTCAATAATCCCGGCTTTCATGGGTTTAGCGAAATGCTTTATGAATACACCTCTTCGGCAGCCAATAATGGCAGCGGTTTCGAGGGGCTGGGGGACAATACGCCGTGGTGGAACATCAGCTGCGGGATCGTGCTGATCCTCTCGCGGTTCATTCCGATTATCGGCCCGGTAGCCATTGCGGGCATTCTGGCGGGCAAAAAGCATGTGCCGCAAAGTGCGGGCACGCTCCAAACCGACACCGGGACATTCGGCATCATGGTGTTTGCCGTGATCGTCATCATCACCGCATTATCCTTTTTCCCAGCATTGACCCTCGGGCCGATCGCCGAATATTTTTCAATGCAATAATTAACTGAATATCAGAAATGAAAGCTCAAAATACATCCCTTTTTCAGGGAGAACTCGTAAGGGAAGCACTCGCACAATCATTTGTGAAGCTCAACCCCAGGATTATGTTCCGCAACCCGGTCATGTTCACCGTCTGGATCGGGACGCTGGTGATGCTGATCGTCAATATCTGGATTATTTCGGGTGAAAAATCGCAGGGAAGTGTGGTTTACAACCTGGTGATTTTCCTGATCCTGCTGCTCACCTTGCTGTTTGCCAATTTCGCCGAAGCCATTGCCGAGGCGCGCGGCAAGGCGCAGGCCAACAGTTTGCGGAAAACGCGGGAAGAAACGCCGGCCAAATGGATTCAGACAGTAGGGGATATGTATGTGGATGAGGTCAAAACCGTCCCATCATCCCAGCTGCGCAAGGGCCATGTTTTCCTCTGTGAGGCGGGGGACATTATTCCTACCGACGGCGAGATCATCGAAGGCCTTGCCACGATCGACGAAAGCGCCATTACCGGCGAGTCGGCGCCCGTGATCCGCGAGGCCGGCGGCGACAAAAGCAGCGTTACCGGCGGCACCAAGGTACTTTCCGACCGGATTAAGGTGAGGGTCACCACCGAGCCGGGCGAGAGCTTTCTCGACAAAATGATTGCCCTCGTGGAAGGGGCCAGCCGCCAGAAAACGCCGAACGAAATCGCATTGACGATCCTGCTGGCCGGTTTCACGCTCGTGTTTATCATCGTTTGCATTACGTTGAAACCCTTCGGCGACTTTGCAAACACACCCATAACTATTGCTGCATTCATCTCGCTATTTGTGTGCCTCATTCCCACCACGATCGGCGGCTTGCTGTCGGCCATCGGCATTGCCGGCATGGACCGCGCCCTGCGTGCCAATGTGATCACCAAAAGCGGAAAAGCGGTGGAAACGGCGGGGGACATCGACACCCTGCTGCTCGACAAAACGGGCACCATCACCATCGGGAACCGCAAAGCGACCGATTTCTGGCCGGCGAAAGGTGTCGATAAAAATCACTTCATCCGTGCCGCCGCATTGAGTTCCGTCGCCGACGAAACGCCCGAAGGAAAATCGATCATCGAGCTTGCAGGCCTGCCTTCCGATCAGCTGAGGGTCGAAAACCCCACATTCATCGGGTTCACGGCCGAAACGAGAAGTTCAGGCATCAATTTCCTCGAAACGCGCATCCGCAAAGGCGCATCGGACGCAATCCTGAAACTCTCCGCGAAAGCAGGCCACGAATTTCCGGCGGAAACTGCGGAGAAAGTGCGAGATATTTCCAGCAACGGTGGTACGCCGCTGGTAGTGGCTGAAAATGAGCAGGTAATCGGTGTGATCGAGTTGC includes:
- a CDS encoding potassium-transporting ATPase subunit F — encoded protein: MAALFIVSILVFVYMCYVLVKPEKF
- the kdpB gene encoding potassium-transporting ATPase subunit KdpB; its protein translation is MKAQNTSLFQGELVREALAQSFVKLNPRIMFRNPVMFTVWIGTLVMLIVNIWIISGEKSQGSVVYNLVIFLILLLTLLFANFAEAIAEARGKAQANSLRKTREETPAKWIQTVGDMYVDEVKTVPSSQLRKGHVFLCEAGDIIPTDGEIIEGLATIDESAITGESAPVIREAGGDKSSVTGGTKVLSDRIKVRVTTEPGESFLDKMIALVEGASRQKTPNEIALTILLAGFTLVFIIVCITLKPFGDFANTPITIAAFISLFVCLIPTTIGGLLSAIGIAGMDRALRANVITKSGKAVETAGDIDTLLLDKTGTITIGNRKATDFWPAKGVDKNHFIRAAALSSVADETPEGKSIIELAGLPSDQLRVENPTFIGFTAETRSSGINFLETRIRKGASDAILKLSAKAGHEFPAETAEKVRDISSNGGTPLVVAENEQVIGVIELQDIIKPGIQERFERLRKMGVKTVMVTGDNPLTARFIAEKAGVDDYIAEARPEDKMNYIKAEQQKGKLVAMMGDGTNDAPALAQADVGVAMNSGTQAAKEAGNMVDLDNDPTKLIEIVEIGKQLLMTRGTLTTFSIANDVAKYFAIVPALFIASIPALQGLNIMRLHSPESAILSAIIFNAVIIPLLIPLALKGVAYKPIGASALLRRNLLIYGLGGVLVPFAGIKAIDLLVSVWF
- the kdpA gene encoding potassium-transporting ATPase subunit KdpA, coding for MNTELFGIIALFVGTVALAVPFGKYIAKVYGGEKTLLDPVLGPLEKGFYRLSGIRPNVEMSWKEHLFALLTINMVWFFLGMLVLMNQGWLPLNPDGNPSQSADLAFNTAISFVVNCNLQHYSGETGMSYLGQLFLMFLQFVTAGTGMAAAAVVIMAIKERTTDKLGNFYDLFVKSCTRILLPVSFVIALILLSNGTPMTFNGKDTMVTLQGDTVQVSTGPVAAFVPIKHVGTNGGGFFGANSAHPLENPNYATNMTEMFGQMIIPLAMIFALGYYVKRKRLSWMIFSVMTLGFLLLTIPTIVTELHGNPKIAQMGIDMSCGAMEGKETRFGTTASAFWSIATTVISTGSINSMHDSFMPVSGLTQMLSMMTNAFYGGAGAGILNFYIFIILAVFISGLMVGRTPEFMGKKIEAREMKIAMIVALLHPLLILAATGLGVSLPGLTAGTLNNPGFHGFSEMLYEYTSSAANNGSGFEGLGDNTPWWNISCGIVLILSRFIPIIGPVAIAGILAGKKHVPQSAGTLQTDTGTFGIMVFAVIVIITALSFFPALTLGPIAEYFSMQ